Within the Streptomyces sp. NBC_00554 genome, the region AGGTGGGCCCAGGGCTCGGCTCGCTGACCCTCGCGCTGCTGGAGGCCGCCGACGCGGTCGTCGCCGTGGAGATCGACGACGTACTCGCCGGAGCGCTCCCCGCGACCATCGCCGCGCGCATGCCGACCCGCGCCGGGCGTTTCTCGCTCGTGCACTCCGACGCGATGCAGGTACGGGAGCTGCCCGGCGCCGCGCCCACCGCGCTCGTCGCGAACCTCCCGTACAACGTCGCCGTTCCCGTACTGCTGCACATGCTCGAGACCTTCCCGACCATCGAGCGCACGCTCGTGATGGTGCAGGCCGAGGTGGCGGACCGGCTCGCGGCCCCGCCCGGCTCGAAGGTGTACGGCGTCCCGTCGGTGAAGGCCAACTGGTACGCGGACGTGAAGCGGGCCGGTTCCATCGGGCGCAACGTCTTCTGGCCGGCGCCCAACGTCGACAGCGGGCTCGTGGCGCTCACCAGGCGCACCGAGCCGATCAAGACCACGGCGTCCAGGCGCGAGGTGTTCGCGGTGGTGGACGCGGCGTTCGCGCAGCGGCGGAAGACGCTCAGGGCCGCGCTCGCCGGGTGGGCCGGTTCCGCGGCGGCGGCCGAGACCGCGCTCGTCGCCGCCGGGGTCTCGCCGCAGGCCCGCGGCGAGTCCCTCACCGTCGAGGAGTTCGCCCGCATCGCCGAGAACCGTGTCGTCGAGAACGAGGAGTCCGCGGCCAAGTGACCGAGTCCGTGACCGTACGTGTCCCCGCCAAGGTCAACGTCCAGCTCGCGGTGGGCGGCGCCCGCCCCGACGGCTTCCACGACCTGGCCAACGTCTTTCTCGCGGTCGGCCTGTACGACGAGGTCACGGTGACGGCGGCGGACGAGCTGAGCGTCACCTGCTCGGGTCCTGATGCCGACCAAGTCCCCCTTGACGTGACGAATTTGGCGGCGCGGGCGGCCATCGAGCTCGGCCGCAGGTACGGCGTGGACCCCCACGTGCACATCCACATCGCCAAGGACATCCCCGTCGCGGGCGGCATGGCGGGCGGCAGCGCCGACGGAGCCGGCGCGCTGCTCGCCTGCGACACCCTGTGGGGTACGAACGCCTCGCGCGAGGAACTCCTCGACATCTGCGCCGAGTTGGGCAGCGACGTGCCGTTCAGCCTGGTGGGCGGGGCGGCGCTCGGCCTCGGACGGGGCGAGCGGCTGCGGGCGCTCGAGGTCGGCGGGACCTTCCACTGGGTGTTCGCGATGGCCGGGCGCGGGCTGTCCACCCCGGCGGTGTTCCGGGAGTTCGACCGGATGAACGAGGGCGTACGGATCCCCGAGCCCGTCGCCTCGCAGGAACTGTTCGCCGCCCTCGCGAAGGGAGACGCCGCCGCGCTCGCCGCCGCGGTCTCCAACGACCTGCAGCCCGCCGCGCTTTCGCTTTTCCCGGAGCTCGCCGACACCCTGGCCGCCGGCCGCGCCGCCGGCGCCCTCGCCGCGCTCGTCTCCGGTTCGGGTCCGACCACGGCGTTCCTCGCCCGTGATCCGGAGTCGGCGGCCGAGGTGGCCGAGGCGCTGTCGGCCTCCGGCACCTGCCGGACGGTGCGCACGGCGTCGGGAGCGGCGCCGGGCGCCACGGTGCTCGGTCACTGACCCGACTCGGGCACCGACCTCACCCCACCTTCACCTGACCTGCATAAATGTGAAGGTCCACGTGTAACCTACGTCACGGTAACTTTATTCTGATCTATCGCCCCCCATGGTCCCTTTCGTGCGGTCTGCCCCTCAGCGGAGGCTGGCATGATCAGGCCTCCCCGGTCTCCTGTTACCGGCGGTACTTCCGTGTGCGCGGCCATGCCCGCTCGCCGGACGAGAGGGGTTCCCCATGGGACACATGGACCACTTCAGCGCCGGATGGGTCACTCCGGTCCTGTCCTACGCGATGGCCTGCGTCGGCTCGGCGCTCGGACTGCGCTGCACGGTCAGGGCACTTGAGGCCGACGGAGCCTCGAAACGGAACTGGCTGCTGATGGCCTCCATCGCCATCGGCTCCGGCATCTGGACCATGCACTTCATCGCGATGATGGGCTTCGCCGTCGACGGGACACCGATCCGGTACGACGTCCCGCTCACCGTGCTCAGCCTGCTGATGGCGGTCGCGGTCGTCGGGGCGGGCGTCTTCACCGCCGGGTACGGGCGCTCCCGCGTACGGGCCGTGACGCTCGGCGGGATCGGCACCGGGCTCGGCGTCGCCGCCA harbors:
- the rsmA gene encoding 16S rRNA (adenine(1518)-N(6)/adenine(1519)-N(6))-dimethyltransferase RsmA; the protein is MTSPTPDALLGPAEIRELAGALGVRPTKQRGQNFVIDANTVRRIVRTAGVRPDDVVVEVGPGLGSLTLALLEAADAVVAVEIDDVLAGALPATIAARMPTRAGRFSLVHSDAMQVRELPGAAPTALVANLPYNVAVPVLLHMLETFPTIERTLVMVQAEVADRLAAPPGSKVYGVPSVKANWYADVKRAGSIGRNVFWPAPNVDSGLVALTRRTEPIKTTASRREVFAVVDAAFAQRRKTLRAALAGWAGSAAAAETALVAAGVSPQARGESLTVEEFARIAENRVVENEESAAK
- a CDS encoding 4-(cytidine 5'-diphospho)-2-C-methyl-D-erythritol kinase gives rise to the protein MTESVTVRVPAKVNVQLAVGGARPDGFHDLANVFLAVGLYDEVTVTAADELSVTCSGPDADQVPLDVTNLAARAAIELGRRYGVDPHVHIHIAKDIPVAGGMAGGSADGAGALLACDTLWGTNASREELLDICAELGSDVPFSLVGGAALGLGRGERLRALEVGGTFHWVFAMAGRGLSTPAVFREFDRMNEGVRIPEPVASQELFAALAKGDAAALAAAVSNDLQPAALSLFPELADTLAAGRAAGALAALVSGSGPTTAFLARDPESAAEVAEALSASGTCRTVRTASGAAPGATVLGH